The proteins below are encoded in one region of Rhinolophus sinicus isolate RSC01 linkage group LG07, ASM3656204v1, whole genome shotgun sequence:
- the TPM4 gene encoding tropomyosin alpha-4 chain isoform X4 produces MAGLNSLEAVKRKIQALQQQADEAEDRAQGLQRELDGERERREKAEGDVAALNRRIQLVEEELDRAQERLATALQKLEEAEKAADESERGMKVIENRAMKDEEKMEIQELQLKEAKHIAEEADRKYEEVARKLVILEGELERAEERAEVSELKCGDLEEELKNVTNNLKSLEAASEKYSEKEDKYEEEIKLLSDKLKEAETRAEFAERTVAKLEKTIDDLEEKLAQAKEENVGLHQTLDQTLNELNCI; encoded by the exons ATGGCCGGCCTCAACTCCCTGGAGGCGGTGAAACGCAAGATCCAGGCGCTGCAGCAGCAGGCGGACGAGGCGGAGGACCGCGCGCAGGGCCTGCAGCGGGAGCTGGACGGCGAGCGCGAGCGGCGCGAGAAA GCTGAAGGGGATGTGGCAGCTCTCAATCGACGCATCCAGCTTGTTGAGGAGGAGTTGGACAGGGCTCAAGAACGACTGGCCACAGCCCtgcagaagctggaggaggcagaAAAGGCTGCTGATGAGAGCGAGAG AGGAATGAAGGTGATAGAAAACCGGGCCATGAAAGATGAGGAGAAGATGGAGATCCAGGAGTTGCAGCTCAAAGAGGCTAAGCACATTGCAGAGGAGGCCGACCGAAAATACGAGGAG GTAGCTCGTAAGTTGGTCATCCTGGAGGGCGAGCTGGAGAGGGCGGAGGAGCGTGCCGAGGTGTCTGAACT AAAATGTGGTGATCTGGAAGAAGAACTCAAGAATGTCACTAACAACCTGAAGTCGCTGGAGGCTGCCTCTGAAAAG TATTCTGAAAAGGAGGataaatatgaagaagaaattaaacttCTGTCTGACAAACTGAAAGAG GCTGAGACCCGTGCTGAATTTGCAGAGAGAACGGTTGCAAAACTGGAAAAGACGATTGACGACCTGGAAG aAAAACTTGCCCAGGCCAAAGAAGAGAATGTGGGCTTACATCAGACACTGGATCAGACACTAAATGAACTTAATTGTATATAA
- the TPM4 gene encoding tropomyosin alpha-4 chain isoform X1, producing MEAIKKKMQMLKLDKENAIDRAEQAESDKKAAEEKCKQVEEELTHLQKKLKGTEDELDKYSEDLKDAQEKLELTEKKASDAEGDVAALNRRIQLVEEELDRAQERLATALQKLEEAEKAADESERGMKVIENRAMKDEEKMEIQELQLKEAKHIAEEADRKYEEVARKLVILEGELERAEERAEVSELKCGDLEEELKNVTNNLKSLEAASEKYSEKEDKYEEEIKLLSDKLKEAETRAEFAERTVAKLEKTIDDLEEKLAQAKEENVGLHQTLDQTLNELNCI from the exons ATGGAGGCCATCAAGAAGAAGATGCAAATGCTGAAACTGGACAAGGAGAATGCCATCGACCGGGCCGAGCAGGCTGAGTCGGATAAGAAAGCTGCTGAGGAGAAATGCAAGCAG GTGGAGGAGGAGCTGACGCACCTCCAGAAGAAACTGAAGGGGACGGAGGATGAGCTGGACAAATACTCTGAGGACCTGAAGGACGCGCAGGAGAAGCTAGAGCTGACTGAGAAGAAGGCCTCAGAC GCTGAAGGGGATGTGGCAGCTCTCAATCGACGCATCCAGCTTGTTGAGGAGGAGTTGGACAGGGCTCAAGAACGACTGGCCACAGCCCtgcagaagctggaggaggcagaAAAGGCTGCTGATGAGAGCGAGAG AGGAATGAAGGTGATAGAAAACCGGGCCATGAAAGATGAGGAGAAGATGGAGATCCAGGAGTTGCAGCTCAAAGAGGCTAAGCACATTGCAGAGGAGGCCGACCGAAAATACGAGGAG GTAGCTCGTAAGTTGGTCATCCTGGAGGGCGAGCTGGAGAGGGCGGAGGAGCGTGCCGAGGTGTCTGAACT AAAATGTGGTGATCTGGAAGAAGAACTCAAGAATGTCACTAACAACCTGAAGTCGCTGGAGGCTGCCTCTGAAAAG TATTCTGAAAAGGAGGataaatatgaagaagaaattaaacttCTGTCTGACAAACTGAAAGAG GCTGAGACCCGTGCTGAATTTGCAGAGAGAACGGTTGCAAAACTGGAAAAGACGATTGACGACCTGGAAG aAAAACTTGCCCAGGCCAAAGAAGAGAATGTGGGCTTACATCAGACACTGGATCAGACACTAAATGAACTTAATTGTATATAA
- the TPM4 gene encoding tropomyosin alpha-4 chain isoform X2, with amino-acid sequence MEAIKKKMQMLKLDKENAIDRAEQAESDKKAAEEKCKQVEEELTHLQKKLKGTEDELDKYSEDLKDAQEKLELTEKKASDAEGDVAALNRRIQLVEEELDRAQERLATALQKLEEAEKAADESERGMKVIENRAMKDEEKMEIQELQLKEAKHIAEEADRKYEEVARKLVILEGELERAEERAEVSELKCGDLEEELKNVTNNLKSLEAASEKYSEKEDKYEEEIKLLSDKLKEAETRAEFAERTVAKLEKTIDDLEDELYAQKLKYKAISEELDHALNDMTSL; translated from the exons ATGGAGGCCATCAAGAAGAAGATGCAAATGCTGAAACTGGACAAGGAGAATGCCATCGACCGGGCCGAGCAGGCTGAGTCGGATAAGAAAGCTGCTGAGGAGAAATGCAAGCAG GTGGAGGAGGAGCTGACGCACCTCCAGAAGAAACTGAAGGGGACGGAGGATGAGCTGGACAAATACTCTGAGGACCTGAAGGACGCGCAGGAGAAGCTAGAGCTGACTGAGAAGAAGGCCTCAGAC GCTGAAGGGGATGTGGCAGCTCTCAATCGACGCATCCAGCTTGTTGAGGAGGAGTTGGACAGGGCTCAAGAACGACTGGCCACAGCCCtgcagaagctggaggaggcagaAAAGGCTGCTGATGAGAGCGAGAG AGGAATGAAGGTGATAGAAAACCGGGCCATGAAAGATGAGGAGAAGATGGAGATCCAGGAGTTGCAGCTCAAAGAGGCTAAGCACATTGCAGAGGAGGCCGACCGAAAATACGAGGAG GTAGCTCGTAAGTTGGTCATCCTGGAGGGCGAGCTGGAGAGGGCGGAGGAGCGTGCCGAGGTGTCTGAACT AAAATGTGGTGATCTGGAAGAAGAACTCAAGAATGTCACTAACAACCTGAAGTCGCTGGAGGCTGCCTCTGAAAAG TATTCTGAAAAGGAGGataaatatgaagaagaaattaaacttCTGTCTGACAAACTGAAAGAG GCTGAGACCCGTGCTGAATTTGCAGAGAGAACGGTTGCAAAACTGGAAAAGACGATTGACGACCTGGAAG ACGAGCTGTACGCTCAGAAGCTCAAGTACAAGGCTATCAGCGAAGAGCTAGACCATGCTCTCAACGACATGACCTCTCTCTGA
- the TPM4 gene encoding tropomyosin alpha-4 chain isoform X3 — protein MAGLNSLEAVKRKIQALQQQADEAEDRAQGLQRELDGERERREKAEGDVAALNRRIQLVEEELDRAQERLATALQKLEEAEKAADESERGMKVIENRAMKDEEKMEIQELQLKEAKHIAEEADRKYEEVARKLVILEGELERAEERAEVSELKCGDLEEELKNVTNNLKSLEAASEKYSEKEDKYEEEIKLLSDKLKEAETRAEFAERTVAKLEKTIDDLEDELYAQKLKYKAISEELDHALNDMTSL, from the exons ATGGCCGGCCTCAACTCCCTGGAGGCGGTGAAACGCAAGATCCAGGCGCTGCAGCAGCAGGCGGACGAGGCGGAGGACCGCGCGCAGGGCCTGCAGCGGGAGCTGGACGGCGAGCGCGAGCGGCGCGAGAAA GCTGAAGGGGATGTGGCAGCTCTCAATCGACGCATCCAGCTTGTTGAGGAGGAGTTGGACAGGGCTCAAGAACGACTGGCCACAGCCCtgcagaagctggaggaggcagaAAAGGCTGCTGATGAGAGCGAGAG AGGAATGAAGGTGATAGAAAACCGGGCCATGAAAGATGAGGAGAAGATGGAGATCCAGGAGTTGCAGCTCAAAGAGGCTAAGCACATTGCAGAGGAGGCCGACCGAAAATACGAGGAG GTAGCTCGTAAGTTGGTCATCCTGGAGGGCGAGCTGGAGAGGGCGGAGGAGCGTGCCGAGGTGTCTGAACT AAAATGTGGTGATCTGGAAGAAGAACTCAAGAATGTCACTAACAACCTGAAGTCGCTGGAGGCTGCCTCTGAAAAG TATTCTGAAAAGGAGGataaatatgaagaagaaattaaacttCTGTCTGACAAACTGAAAGAG GCTGAGACCCGTGCTGAATTTGCAGAGAGAACGGTTGCAAAACTGGAAAAGACGATTGACGACCTGGAAG ACGAGCTGTACGCTCAGAAGCTCAAGTACAAGGCTATCAGCGAAGAGCTAGACCATGCTCTCAACGACATGACCTCTCTCTGA